The genomic region AGGGAAAAGCGACCATTTTTCCCTGGCTTTCATCCCATAGCTTGAGCCAGAAAGCCGTCAGGCTCTGCCTCAAAGTCAAAGGTTTTCTGGCCCGCACGGCAGGCACCTCGTTGTAACACTCGGGTAAACGATAATTAGGAATTCGAGCGTTAAGATGATGGATATGATGGTACCCGATGTTCGCTGAAAACCAGCGCAGAATGTTCGGCAGTTGATAGTAGGAACTGCCCTCCATGGCGGCGCGGGTCCCACTCACTCTTTCGGGCCCAGTAACCGCCTTCAAACTGATGCTGAACGTAGAACAGCCAGATGCCGCCCATACCGGCGAGCCAAAGTACAGGCAGTTGAATCAGCAGATACGTCTGCCAACCCATCGTTTGGGCGGCAACAAGGAATACGCCGACAATGGCAAGGTCCGTCAACACGACGCTCATACGCTGTTTGTGCTGCACTTTTCGGCTCGGCAACCGGTTGCTCAGCAAGAAATTGAAAATAGCGCCGAAGCCCCGTGTATCGAGATTGGCGTAGCTGACGTGGTGACGAAGGTGGCTAAGGCGCCAGTCGTCGAAAGGCGTAAAAACGAGCACCCCTAAAAGGCGCCCCAAGAAACCAGCTGCCACGACCGAGAGCGCCAGTGTCCACCAATAGGAAAAATCGTGCCGGATTGAGAGGATCATCAAGTACCACAATCCGGCATACGGGACCATCGTATTGATGAGCTGCCAAATCGCCTTGCCGCGACTGGGACTACGATAGGGCGAGAGTGCCGGGCGCGCGTCCGGGATGCCGAAAAAGACTTTACGCTTGGGGATACAGCGATGGCCCAGCACAAGAGGGCTCCGCCGCGCGCACGGACGAGGAGGTAACCCCTTTCAGTATCACCATTGAAAGCATTGAGCTGACCGACAGCACCCTCCAGTTTGCGAATTACTCACTGCCGTTGCCCTTCTCAACGAGCATCCACACCCTGAACGGACAGATATCGACCTTGAACTCCACCTCGGATCAGCCGGCGCGTGTGGATCTAGAGGGTCAGGTCGCGGAGTATGGCCTGGCGCGCACCGACCTGCTCCGTCCCCAGCGCGAGCGCATCGCCAAGCTACGCGAGGCCCTCAACCAGCGCCCGGCGCTGGCCCTGGAGCTTGCCGGTCCCTTCAGTCGAAATTTTGATGGCCCGGCCCTGCAACGTGAGAAAGCCATCGAAACCCTGCGGCAACGCTTGGCTGAGGCGGATCGTGAAGTTGCGGATCCCAGCCTGACGGCCGAGTCCAACCAGGATATTGTCGAGACGATGGTCACCACGTATTACCCGGAGGGTGACCTGGAGGCAGTCCAGACGCGTTTCACTGAAAAACAGAATGAGTCATCCGGCGGAGCGGGATTGGACGCCCTGGTCGACCCAAATGCGGATGCCAGTATCGCAACTGACCGAGTGCGTCTTCTGGATCCCAAAAAGATCGATTCAGTGGACGGCGAGCGCGTTGCCATGAAAGTTGGTATCACTGCGGATTGAAGCAAGCGACTGCCCCTGCCTGACCAGTTCAAAAATCCGCAGAGGTATGCCAGTTTTCTCGTCTCGACTTAATCATTTACAACGGGAACTGGCAGCCGTCATCGGAGTTCACGAGGCTTCTGGACAAAATACCAAGAGTTGACCAATGTAAGATACTGATATGAAAGGAAATAATGGAGGCGCGGGTCGGAATCGAACCGGCGTACGCGGAGTTGCAGTCCGCTGCATGACCACTCTGCCACCGCGCCTAAAAAGATCGAAGGAATCGAGTCTTTGTGCTCTCAGGTAGGCATTGAGAGACTTGAAGTAATTGGAGCGGGAAACGAGATTCGAACTCGCGACCCCAACCTTGGCAAGGTTGTGCTCTACCACTGAGCTATTCCCGCTCTTCACTGCTTAAGCTAGTTATCGAAGCAATGCCCCGACAACGGATGCGTATTCTACGGATTACGGCTCTTTCGTCAATACCTTTTTTTAAGTTTTTGTTTTATCGGAGGTTTGTGAGTAATTTTTAACCAGTTGCAGCCTATAGTTTCAAAGTTCAAAAGTTTAAAAGCTTCAAAGCCTCAAGATCCCGTGGCTCAACGCCTAGATCCCGCCATTTTTCGGGGTGGCAGGTAAACAGCAGTATCTGGTGCCGGGTCGCGGCATCGAACAGGATACGCTTCATGCCATCTAGGCGCTCAGCATCGCTGTGCACTAATGTGTCGTCCAGAATGATCAGCGTTGGGCGCCCTGCTTCCTGCAACAGATCGGCGTAGGCCAGGCGGCTGATCAAGCCCATTTGTTCCCGGGCGCCAAAGCTCAGCTCGGCCATCTGGCCCAGTTCACTGCCCCGGCTGAACTTGCCTGGCGTCAGGTTTTCATCCACTTCTAGGCTGGCTTCTGGAAACAGCACGGTCAGGTAGTGATCCAGGTGCTTCTGTAACGGCGCTTGTAGCCGGCGTGTCAGGGCTTGGCGCTTTTCTTTCAGCAGGCTCAGCAACAGGTCTAGCGCCTTGGCCCTTCGATCCAGCTCAAGGTACCGGCGGTTAACGTGCTCCAGCTCAGCCACGTGTTCGTTGTGTTGCTCCTCCAGCCCTTCTGCGCCCCAAGCTTCAAGCCTTGCCCTGATTTCACTCAGTTCCAGGGCTCGCTTTTGCTGAGCTATTTCTTGGTGTTCGGCGGTAGCTCGGAAGCGCTCAATGTCCTGCTTAACAAGCTCAGGGCGTGCCTCGTTGATTGTTGCTTCGCGCTCTTTGAGGGCAGTTTCAAGTTGTGCCTGCTGGTTTTCAGCGGCGGTGATATCCTGGGTAAGCTTTTCAATTTGCTGCTGTCGCTCGGGGCTATTCAGCTCATCTGTCATTCGCTGCCACTCGCGGTGGGCCGCCTCACTAGCGTGGCGAGCTTTCAGCAACTGGGTTTCCTGGTGTCGCTGATGGGATTCTGCGTCCGCCAGCCGTTGTTCCGCCTGTTTTAACTCAGTTTCCACAAGGCTCAGGGACTTTTCGTCTCCTTCAATGGCTGCAGCTTGCGGCAAGGCTTCAAACTCGGAAGTGCGGGCCAGTAGTTCGGATTCTCCGTCTGCTCTTGCTGAATGCAGCCGCTCAATTCCATTCGGGGCCAGGGATTTCAAGAGCTCATCAAAGCGCTGTATCTGTACCTCAGCATCCTGAAGTCGCCCCTGTTTAACCTCGGCCGCCTCAACTGACTCTACCGCCAGCGCAGCTAATTGCTGCGAAAGAGACTGCTCCAGCCTCTCAAGTTGGCGGCGGAGGCTTGCAAGGTCGTCACCACCGGGCTGAATACCAAGGCTACCCAAGCCGGGAATTTCGAGAACACTGGGCTCCATGAGAAGCTTTTCACCCTGCCCCTCAATGCTCTGCTCATCCAGAACCAGGCCTTTGCCTGGGTCCAGATTCCAGGTAACACGGGTGGCAACGGTCTGAATGCGGATAGTCGCATCATCCAGTTCGCGCTGGGCCTGCTTAAGTTGGCGCACAGCACCCGCATCAATCTGATTCAGTTGTTTCTGTTTGCGGGCGCCATCCAGCGATGCCTGAATGCCTTTGGCCGTCTCTTGGCTCTGCTTCAACTTGGCCAGCTCTGCTTCCAGCCTCGCACAGTCCTTTTTCAGACGCTCCCGTTTGTCTCTGAGATGAGCCTGCTGCACGGCTCCGGTGGCGAGCTGGTATTGGCTGCGGGCGCTTTTAACCGCCTTCACCAGTTCAGGACTGGCAAGTTCTTCCTGTTCACGTTGTTTTCTGGCGTTCTCGTAACTTTTGTGACGCTGCTCCAGCTGTTCGCTCTGGTTGCGCCAGTGGGCCTGATTCAACTGCAGCAAAGAGAGGTTTTGCTGCAGTTGAATCAGGGAGTCTTTTCCACGGCTTTGTTGTTCCTGCAGCGCCTCAATTTCCCGGTACTTTGTTTCTGCAAGCTGCATGCTATGCCGAGCCGTTTCCCAAGGACGCTCTCGGCTGGCTTTGTCGTGCTCAATCGCCAAGCTGCCCAAGCGGTCTACCTGTACCTGATACTGTTCAACCCGGGCCTGCAGATCGGTCACCTGCTGCTGCAGAGTTTCCCGGTTATTGGCTAGGGTTAAGTAGTCACCCCGAGGTTTTCCGGTGGCTGTCAGCAGCTCTTTTCTCTGCTGTTCCACGGCCTGGATAACTTCATCACCACCCGTACTGGCCACGTCGCCTACCAGGTTGTTCAAAGCAGACTTTAGATGACCGCCGGCGTGCAAAACGGCCTTTTCAATATCCTGCCCGGTGCCCTGCTCGACCCAAAGCAAACCCGGAATACCCCAATGCTCTTCTTTGCTAGCGCCCTTTTTGGGGAATTGATAACCCAGCAATTCTGCAAGCTTCTCTTCGGCTTCTTCACCGCTAAACCCCGTGCTATCAATCAACAAATCACAGCGGTGCCGCTTAAGGAAGCGCTTGTCCAATCGCCAGTGCTGGCCATTATGTTCAAAAGAGAGCTCAACCGTCGGCGCAGCCGAGGAATCTCCCCAGGGCGCAAGGTCCTCAGCGGATTTTGATCGGTAGCGCTCAAAAAACGCCGCGCGAATGGCGCGAACCAGCGTACTTTTACCAGATTCGTTGGGGCCGTGTATCAGGTTGATACCGGGCTGCAGGTTACCCAACTCAAAGCCCTGCCGGAACTGGCGAAACTGCTCAACCCGTAAACGCTGAAGCTTCATTGGGCCACCTCGGTGTCCTTTGATGTCAGCAGGCTGGCCAGAATGGCTAGGGCATCCCGTGCTACTTCTGCGTCACCATCAACGTCGGCAGTTTGCTGTCTTTTTCGTAGTTCCTGAACCACTTCTCCGAGATAGCCATCTGCATGCAAGGCGGCGATGTCATCCTCAGTAGGTTCCAACTGCAGTCCGGTTCGGTCACAGGTAACGCTGCGGTACCTTGCCTCTGCTATGGAAAGTGCATCGATCAGTTTTTGATCACCGGCCAATGTAAGCGTGCCGCTCAGCTTCAAGTCCAGAACCGAGGCTTCAGGCAACTGGTTGATTCGATGCAACAGCTCATCCAGGTCGGAAGGCACGGACAAAGTCTCTCGCCACTGGTGCCATTGATAGCGTGCGGTTTCATGCCGGGTAACCTTCGGTGTCGCGCCCGGTTCTTCGATATTAACAATCAAGACATACCCCGCATCGTTATTGCGGAAGCGTTCCGGCTCTGGTGTGCCGCTGTACCAGGTACGCTCGTTGATCTCCTTTACACCGTGCCAGTCACCCAGGGCCAGGTAATCCAGCTTTGCGGTTTGTGTTCGGTCTGGGGCGATGGGGTTTGTGGAGTCAATGTCCTCTGGCAGCACACCCTGCACACTGCCGTGGGCCACGCCTACTCTCAGCATATCTGAGGGCGTTTCTAACTCGTCAAAGGGCTGGGTCAGATCGCCGTAGGTATGGCGCTGCGTTAGAGGTGCCGCCAGCACGGCAATACCCTGCTCTGGCAATGGGACAACACCGGATTCAAGCGCGAGGTGTACGTTTTCTGGGACCGCATCAAGGCGCCTAGCGCGCGTCCAAACACTCTCTGCAAGCGCCGCGTCGTGATTACCGGGTAGCATTACCCAAGGGCCGGCAAAGCCACGGGTGGCATTAAATACCCGCCGAATGGTGCGATCGGAGACCGTTTGGGCATCGAACACATCACCTGCCACCAGCACTGCATCACACTGGTGCTCTGTGGCCAGCGCAGCCAGCTTCTCTATGGCCTCGTAACGTGCTTCAACGAGCGCTGCACTGTCTTCAGTATCAAACCGGCTGTACGTGCGGCCCATCTGCCAGTCAGCTGTGTGTAAAAATCTTGGCACCCGTTTTCTCCCTAAAAGAAATGGCATTGTGAGCATGGTACACTCAAACCAACTCAACGGGGTGCCGGGCAAATGCCGGGCTGAGACCATACCCGCGGAACCTGATCCGGATTATGCCGGCGAAGGGATTGAGCACTCACCGGCTTCGGTGGGGCCCGCGGCACGGTTGCCTTTTATGGTTACCCCAGATCTGCTGCGGAGGCTACAACATCATGCTCATTCGAGCGCTTACACTGCTCCTGTTCACTTTGGCCTCTGTGCCGGCAAACGCTCAAAAGGCATCTTCTCTCACAATTTATACCCACCCGTCTTTTGCTGCCGAATGGGGCCCCGGGCCTGCTGTTAAAAAAACTTTCGAGAAGACGTGCAATTGCCAGATTAACTATGTGGTTTTGGATAGCGGTGGTGACATTCTTCAACGCCTGCGCCTTGAAGGCAAAAGCACCCAAGCCGACGTGGTGCTGGGGCTGGATACTGGCACCATGGAAACAACGCGGCAGACGGGTTTGCTGGCGAACCATGAAATCGATCTATCCGCCCTGAACTTGCCGATCGACTGGCAGGATTCAGTATTTGTACCTTACGACTGGGGCTACTTCGCGTTTGTTTACGATACCGAAAAACTACCTAATCCGCCGGAGAGCCTGGAAGCGCTTATCGCAGCGCCTGATGATTTAAAGATCATTATCCAGGATCCCAGAACCAGCACACCCGGCCTTGGGCTGCTGTTATGGATGCGCCACGTATACGGCGATCAGGCTCCAGAAAAATGGCAGCAGCTTAAGGGCAAAATTCTCACCACAACCAAAAGCTGGAGCGACGGCTACTTCTCGCTGTTCATGAACGGCGAGGCGCCTATGATTATGTCCTACAGCACCTCTCCTGCGTACCACATGGCGGTGGATAAAACTGACCGGTACCAGGCTGCCGAATTCAAGGAGGGCCACTACCTGCAAGTTGAAGTTGCAGCATTGGTGCAATCATCCGACCAAAAAGAACTGGGCCGAGCGTTTCTCGACTTTATGCTAACCGCCGATTTTCAGCGCCACATTCCTTTGAAAAACGTCATGTATCCAGCCACGGATCTGGGCGACGAGCTGCCAGAGGTGTTCGATAAGCTGATTCAGCCCTCAGAGGCACTTTATTTTGACCCGAAAGTGGCAAACGACAATCGGCGTGAATGGCTGAATGAGTGGCTCGACGCAATGACCCGCTAAACCTAAATGTGCCCACTCTGATGAATCCTAACCGGCACCCTGCACCTTTCAGCCGCCCCGGATGGCGGCTCTGGCCCGGGCTGGCCATCGCCAGTGCACTCATAGTACTGGCGATGGCGGGGCTGGGTGCGTTGGTATGGGAGGCCTCGCTCCCGGATCTGAGCGAGCTCTGGCGTAACCGTTATCTACGCACCGTGGTTACCTTTACCGTTTGGCAGGCGTTTCTCTCTGTTGTGCTCAGCCTGCTTGTGGCCATTCCTGTAGCCAGAATTCTAGCCAGGCAACCGGCCTTTCCCGGTCGTTCAGCTTTGCTCCGCTTAATGGAGCTCAGCCTTGTGCTTCCCTCAATTGTGGCGGTATCTGGCCTGGTGAGTGTTTATGGGCGCCAAGGCTGGTTCACGGGTTTAGCCGGCGACTGGCTGGGCACGTCCTGGAACCTCTACGGTATCAACGGTATTGTGCTGGCCCACGTGTTTTTCAACGCGCCCCTGGCCGCACGGATTCTTTTACAAGCCATTGAGAACGCACCGCCATCCCAGCGCCGGGTTGCCGCGCAGTTGGGGCTTGGGCGCTGGTGGTATTGGCGTGCCGTGGAGTGGCCGGCGGTGAAACCCGTGATGCCTGGCCTTGCGGCTCTGGTTTTCACCCTGTGTTTTACCAGTTTTGCCATCGTAATGACCCTCGGCGGAGGGCCAGCGGCCACCACCATTGAGGTTGCCATCTACCAGTCGTTGCGCTTTGAATTCGATGCCGGCCAGGCCGCTCTTCTTGCCATGGTTCAGCTGGTTATCTGCGGCTTTCTTTGGTGGTTGGCGGCCCGTAAAGGGCTCACCGCATCGCTACTTCCGGACCGGCGGGTTGCTTCACACCGGAGTAAAGCAGGCAGCTCAGTTTGGGCACGCTTGGGGGACGGGGCAGCTATGGTAGTGTTTGTGCTGTTCCTGTTGATGCCGCTGATTGCCATTTTACTTCGGGGACTGCCGGGGATGGGTTCTGCTTTCTTCCCGGAAGGCTCTTTCTCTGTAAACCCCGCCTTGCTCGATGCCACGCTGAGAAGCCTGGCCATCGCTCTGCCCGCCGGGCTCATGTCGGTAAGCGCCGCACTGCTGATTCTGGCTTGCGGAACCACTGCGGCCAAGCCTGCGATTACTCGGCTTACGGATGTAGCTGCGTACCTTCCCCTGATGGTTCCGCCACTGGTACTCGGCACTGGCTTGTTTCTGCTGTTCCGGCCAAGCCTTGGCAACTCCAGCCAAGGCTTGGTGCTGGTTACGCTGATCAACGCAATGATGGCGTTACCCTTTGTATTGCAGATGCTCCGAGGCCCCATGGGAAGCCTGGATTCGGCGAGCCGCCAACAGGCCGATCAACTTGGCGTGCTGGGCTGGTATCGCTGGCGCTGGCTGCACTGGCCGCGCCTGCGCAAGCCTCTGGCATTGGCAATGGCGTACGGCACAGGTTTGTCACTGGGGGATTTCGGCGTTATAGCCCTGTTCGGGAGCCCGGGCCAGCCCACTCTGCCGGTGCTGCTTTACCAGCAATTGGGTAGCTACCGGATGGATGCCGCCGCCGCGACCGGGTTGTGGCTGGTATTACTTCTACTGATGCTGTTCAGCCTGTTTAACCGGCTGGGCTCCCCCCTATTCAGAGCCAGCCTGGCGACCCACTCTACCCGCACTGTTTCGGAGCCAGAACATGCTTGAAGCAAAGAACCTGGTTTTCGCTTATCCAGAGCAGGAAACCCCGTGGAACTTTAATTTCACTATAGAGCCAGGCCATTGCATTGCCATCCATGGCGCCAGTGGATCGGGGAAATCGACACTAATGAATCTTCTGGCAGGCTTTCTTGAACCTCGCTCTGGCGACATCCTGTGGCAGAATAAATCCCTTCGCAATAGCGCGCCTTGGCAACGGCCCATGACCAGTGTTTTTCAAGAGCACAACCTGTTCGAACACTTGAGCGTTGAGGCCAATATTGGCCTAGGCATTCACCCGGGCCTTAAACTCTCACCAGAGGATGAACAGGGTATCGAGCGGGGTTTACAAAGCGTTGGCCTTGGCGGTTTTGGCAAGCGTTTGCCCGGCGACCTTTCTGGCGGCCAGAGGCAACGTGTTGCTCTGTTACGAGCGATCCTGCGCCAACAGCCAGTGATGCTCCTAGATGAGCCCCTGGCTGGACTGGACAGCGATGCACGGGGCCTTCTGAGGCAGCTCTTACTAGAACAAAAAACCAGAGGCACACTCATTGTGCTTGCCAGCCACGACGAGGAAGACCGCCGGATACTGGCAGATAGCGTCTGTAGTCTCTAAGCTAGTAAGCTAACCAACCAACTTTTGGATTTCTGACACCCGTGCCCAACAGTGCCAGCTCCCCAGAACATCAAAACGCTTCCCAGATCCGGAGCCAGAACGGCACCCTGGCTATTCGGGGCGACTGGACTCTTGCCGATTATCAGGCACTTAAAAAGCAGATCGAAGAATATTCTGATCAGCGATGGGAAACGGAACATGTTGATCTAAAGGCGCTCGGGCGGGTCGATACAGCAGGCGCCTCTCTTCTGGTTGCGCTGCTGGGGTCGGAAACCCTGAGCGCACTCACACAACAGGATGGCACGCTGCCCCAAGAACAAAACGCACTGCTACAAGCCGTAGCTGATGCTATGCAGGAAAAGCCTGCGCTGGAGCCTGAAGGCCTTAATCCCGTCTTGCAGTTTCTCACCGAAACCGGCAAAACCGTGGAAGCCATCTGGCACCTGATCTATCTCTTGGCGGGATTTGTTGGGCAGATTCTCGCAACACTTTTTATTGTTTTGCCTAGGCCCAGCCGGTGGCGTGTTACACCATTTGTAGCGGCCCTGCAGAACACCGGGCTCAACGCCCTTCCGATTGTGGCTCTGCTCACCTTTCTGGTGGGTGCCGTTGTGGCGTTCCTTGGCGCCACGGTGCTGAAAGACTTTGGGGCCACTATCTATACGGTCAATCTGGTCGCCTTCTCGTTCTTACGGGAATTCGGGGTTCTGCTCGCCGCCATTCTACTTGCAGGTCGCACCGCCAGTGCCTTCACGGCACAGATTGGCGCCATGAAGGTAAACGAAGAGCTCGACGCCATTCGCACGCTGGGGCTGAACC from Marinobacter sp. LV10R510-11A harbors:
- a CDS encoding fatty acid desaturase is translated as MEGSSYYQLPNILRWFSANIGYHHIHHLNARIPNYRLPECYNEVPAVRARKPLTLRQSLTAFWLKLWDESQGKMVAFP
- a CDS encoding DUF748 domain-containing protein, with protein sequence MPGARPGCRKRLYAWGYSDGPAQEGSAARTDEEVTPFSITIESIELTDSTLQFANYSLPLPFSTSIHTLNGQISTLNSTSDQPARVDLEGQVAEYGLARTDLLRPQRERIAKLREALNQRPALALELAGPFSRNFDGPALQREKAIETLRQRLAEADREVADPSLTAESNQDIVETMVTTYYPEGDLEAVQTRFTEKQNESSGGAGLDALVDPNADASIATDRVRLLDPKKIDSVDGERVAMKVGITAD
- a CDS encoding AAA family ATPase, with amino-acid sequence MKLQRLRVEQFRQFRQGFELGNLQPGINLIHGPNESGKSTLVRAIRAAFFERYRSKSAEDLAPWGDSSAAPTVELSFEHNGQHWRLDKRFLKRHRCDLLIDSTGFSGEEAEEKLAELLGYQFPKKGASKEEHWGIPGLLWVEQGTGQDIEKAVLHAGGHLKSALNNLVGDVASTGGDEVIQAVEQQRKELLTATGKPRGDYLTLANNRETLQQQVTDLQARVEQYQVQVDRLGSLAIEHDKASRERPWETARHSMQLAETKYREIEALQEQQSRGKDSLIQLQQNLSLLQLNQAHWRNQSEQLEQRHKSYENARKQREQEELASPELVKAVKSARSQYQLATGAVQQAHLRDKRERLKKDCARLEAELAKLKQSQETAKGIQASLDGARKQKQLNQIDAGAVRQLKQAQRELDDATIRIQTVATRVTWNLDPGKGLVLDEQSIEGQGEKLLMEPSVLEIPGLGSLGIQPGGDDLASLRRQLERLEQSLSQQLAALAVESVEAAEVKQGRLQDAEVQIQRFDELLKSLAPNGIERLHSARADGESELLARTSEFEALPQAAAIEGDEKSLSLVETELKQAEQRLADAESHQRHQETQLLKARHASEAAHREWQRMTDELNSPERQQQIEKLTQDITAAENQQAQLETALKEREATINEARPELVKQDIERFRATAEHQEIAQQKRALELSEIRARLEAWGAEGLEEQHNEHVAELEHVNRRYLELDRRAKALDLLLSLLKEKRQALTRRLQAPLQKHLDHYLTVLFPEASLEVDENLTPGKFSRGSELGQMAELSFGAREQMGLISRLAYADLLQEAGRPTLIILDDTLVHSDAERLDGMKRILFDAATRHQILLFTCHPEKWRDLGVEPRDLEALKLLNF
- a CDS encoding metallophosphoesterase family protein, coding for MPRFLHTADWQMGRTYSRFDTEDSAALVEARYEAIEKLAALATEHQCDAVLVAGDVFDAQTVSDRTIRRVFNATRGFAGPWVMLPGNHDAALAESVWTRARRLDAVPENVHLALESGVVPLPEQGIAVLAAPLTQRHTYGDLTQPFDELETPSDMLRVGVAHGSVQGVLPEDIDSTNPIAPDRTQTAKLDYLALGDWHGVKEINERTWYSGTPEPERFRNNDAGYVLIVNIEEPGATPKVTRHETARYQWHQWRETLSVPSDLDELLHRINQLPEASVLDLKLSGTLTLAGDQKLIDALSIAEARYRSVTCDRTGLQLEPTEDDIAALHADGYLGEVVQELRKRQQTADVDGDAEVARDALAILASLLTSKDTEVAQ
- the thiB gene encoding thiamine ABC transporter substrate binding subunit, with product MLIRALTLLLFTLASVPANAQKASSLTIYTHPSFAAEWGPGPAVKKTFEKTCNCQINYVVLDSGGDILQRLRLEGKSTQADVVLGLDTGTMETTRQTGLLANHEIDLSALNLPIDWQDSVFVPYDWGYFAFVYDTEKLPNPPESLEALIAAPDDLKIIIQDPRTSTPGLGLLLWMRHVYGDQAPEKWQQLKGKILTTTKSWSDGYFSLFMNGEAPMIMSYSTSPAYHMAVDKTDRYQAAEFKEGHYLQVEVAALVQSSDQKELGRAFLDFMLTADFQRHIPLKNVMYPATDLGDELPEVFDKLIQPSEALYFDPKVANDNRREWLNEWLDAMTR
- the thiP gene encoding thiamine/thiamine pyrophosphate ABC transporter permease; this translates as MARRNDPLNLNVPTLMNPNRHPAPFSRPGWRLWPGLAIASALIVLAMAGLGALVWEASLPDLSELWRNRYLRTVVTFTVWQAFLSVVLSLLVAIPVARILARQPAFPGRSALLRLMELSLVLPSIVAVSGLVSVYGRQGWFTGLAGDWLGTSWNLYGINGIVLAHVFFNAPLAARILLQAIENAPPSQRRVAAQLGLGRWWYWRAVEWPAVKPVMPGLAALVFTLCFTSFAIVMTLGGGPAATTIEVAIYQSLRFEFDAGQAALLAMVQLVICGFLWWLAARKGLTASLLPDRRVASHRSKAGSSVWARLGDGAAMVVFVLFLLMPLIAILLRGLPGMGSAFFPEGSFSVNPALLDATLRSLAIALPAGLMSVSAALLILACGTTAAKPAITRLTDVAAYLPLMVPPLVLGTGLFLLFRPSLGNSSQGLVLVTLINAMMALPFVLQMLRGPMGSLDSASRQQADQLGVLGWYRWRWLHWPRLRKPLALAMAYGTGLSLGDFGVIALFGSPGQPTLPVLLYQQLGSYRMDAAAATGLWLVLLLLMLFSLFNRLGSPLFRASLATHSTRTVSEPEHA
- a CDS encoding ATP-binding cassette domain-containing protein; protein product: MLEAKNLVFAYPEQETPWNFNFTIEPGHCIAIHGASGSGKSTLMNLLAGFLEPRSGDILWQNKSLRNSAPWQRPMTSVFQEHNLFEHLSVEANIGLGIHPGLKLSPEDEQGIERGLQSVGLGGFGKRLPGDLSGGQRQRVALLRAILRQQPVMLLDEPLAGLDSDARGLLRQLLLEQKTRGTLIVLASHDEEDRRILADSVCSL
- a CDS encoding ABC transporter permease yields the protein MRSQNGTLAIRGDWTLADYQALKKQIEEYSDQRWETEHVDLKALGRVDTAGASLLVALLGSETLSALTQQDGTLPQEQNALLQAVADAMQEKPALEPEGLNPVLQFLTETGKTVEAIWHLIYLLAGFVGQILATLFIVLPRPSRWRVTPFVAALQNTGLNALPIVALLTFLVGAVVAFLGATVLKDFGATIYTVNLVAFSFLREFGVLLAAILLAGRTASAFTAQIGAMKVNEELDAIRTLGLNPVELLVIPRVLAMMISLPILTFVGMLAGLAGGAMVCAISLDISPAQFMAIMERDVALKHFLVGMSKAPILAFLIAAIGCLEGFKVGGSAQSVGVHTTSSVVQSIFVVILLDAIAALFFMEMGW